GTTTCGTCTCTGAGCATGCAGGATTAATGCTTCCTCATCATCTTCCGTATCTGACGCGGTAAGTCCATCTATTTGATCATCCCTCCTTGGGGGCGAGGCGATTCACTCCAGAGGCGATGGGTCATCGTCTCGTCCCAGATCGATCTCCTCGTCCACAGTTGGCATACCCCTTGCAGCAGCTCGTGATTCCTCTGGTGGTGGATGCCCGTCACTCCCTCGCCTCGTTCCAGTTACTCCTCCTTGCATGATGTTACTGGAGATCGTGCGGTTCCTCAGATTTCTTCCCATCCATGACGTACTAGCCATCGGAAACAATGTGTTGTTagtccgagagtcgtccctacctacgtcagTGAAAACAAacaacaccttactttgacctgtttttgaaaagtttctatAGTACGTACAGTTTATAAGAAAAAGGTGACTGACACTAAAACTGAGTTTCAAAAGTACGATTACCTTTACTCTTCCATGCTGACCTCGCAAATTTGCCATGTTCAGACTCTAAGTATCTCCTTTTAGACGGGTATCATGCTACGTCGCTTTCAGAGTTGCACGACGTCGCTTTCAGtaccacgactctgcattaactacGATTTTtcctacattccctagactccaaatcattaacACCTAGTTCTCTGTGGGTAAAAGGTCCAAATTCGTACTTTTATGAGGTCAGCACGCCACGACAAAAACTGGACTAAGACTTATGCACTCTCTTGGAACTACAAAGGGATGTCTTCCCTTGATTCTTTGGATTCCTTCACCGGCGACCAATAATCTCGTCGTGCTGCTGTTTTGGCATTTTCCCCAGCCAacatggaacctcaagcaacttcaaccacacatCAAAGATGTTATTTGGGAGTTTATGGGTATTCCGTTGTTGAACTCGCAAGAcaaaaactaagatcaaaatacgaAGACAAGTGCGAAAAATACTATGAAAACGAAGATTAAGACACGAAAACAGACTCGCTTACAAGCAAGACTAGTCGACTGTTCGGGATCGACCCAACTGAAAATGTTTGCTAACGACTCGATCTTAACAACGAAAACTTAACTATCTCAACAGATTTCAAACCAAACGATCATATACAGACTTTCACCGAGCATAGTTCATCCCATAACATCAACTAACACGCAAAGTGTTTTTAGGAGCTTTTGGATCGTCTCTGTCGGCACATGCAGTcaaggtatccggagaacttagacgtccccttagtcggcgccagaatgtagtggcataaaacTACACACCACATCCAACGAAGTAGAAGATGatttaacacaaagtgaagatacacaacaaatgtagacacaaggatatacgtggttcggtatgattacctacgtccacagggtgaaatgatgaatgttattattgcTCATCTTTGATTACAAGTTGTTCTCTCCCTCTCACTTGGTGAAGCTCTCACAACTCAACTATGATGACTTGTTCCTCTCTCCTTTTTCAACCTGTCTCTCTCTCGAcctgcccttatatttataggccaaggtcgacatacaacaaaattacaatgttggtcacttTATATCAAtttagttgttccctatcggaccttcactgctcgcccgactttctggtttgaccgatagttcttcacccgaggccgagtcttaatcgtctggttaacacgatgtcgcccttctttcttctcgttcctttgtttgaGCATCTTCCTTcatctgaccgagtgctttctggtTGTTCAcccgacctgtcagaggataagggtcacgtcacatccgacaactATTGGgtcatcacgtccgacccacgtgatacctcgctctttgcgccgtttggttctatcttgtgcttcgccgctctttgttctttggtgtatcacagcttaggatcttgccacctagccctgtggattatctacacctacgcTCACCGAGTTTCAACTGGTGTTTATTATGGTGTACTTAGTGTCACTATTATGAAATTCGTTCGTGTTGACACGAACAAACCTCAAGTTGTTGATGTGATTTCTACTTATTTGGGACGTTTAGTTAAAGAAAATTGTCTAGATAGATAGAATGGTGTTAGCGCAAAATaggaaactagggttttgtttttgttgtttagttGATTTATTCAGTTAAGTAGATTGTATGGACAATGATCTATGATTAATGGTTTTAAATTGTTCTTCGTTTCATTTATGATGAATTAAACCCCTTGCTTTAGAGAATTTTGGTACCATGAATTTGGTTTTACCCCTCATACGCTCCCCTTGTGGCCTGGCCGGAACACTGATTTCAGTTTTGAAAGTGCAAATGCAATTGAGGGTTGGTACAAAATGTAAATATTACGCCACATCCAAAGTCCAAACAAGTGCAAGAAAAGCCTCGCTGTTAGGGTACCGatcctaaactcgtcataagtccatgagtagaactcaactcgaaaactggttgactagatgagggaacccattgacttgTAAACTACTAATTTAGCCttatctaaccaatgtgggactaggatcccaacatcccaccacgcttccagacccaacgtcctcgttggcccactctatcgacactgacccgAAGATAGCCGggtgacaactacgcccatacataggtgccccaacactttaatctagcctataggtcaccccttccgtggagcggacatgggtcgtggtggttggctctgataccaaatgttagggtaccgaccctaaactcgtcattaGCCCATGGGtcgaactcaactcgaaaaccggttgactagatgaagaaacccattgacttataaacgactaattaagccccatctaaccaatgtgggactaggatcccaacattCGCATCCTAATTGTCAAAGAGGAAATTTTACCACAtggaaaattgaaattaactggcAGTAATAATGACTTGGCAAAAACAGAATGTATCCAGACCGAGGGAGTCACATCTCTCTGAAGGTATGTGCACTGTGGCCTGCGGTTCTCTGAAAAAAAGGGAAGCAAGGAGGCATTACCTCTTTCGTTGAGTGAACATGTTTTCGCCTTTGACATGGCTTGACACCAGTCAAATGACGGAAAATCGAGCCATTTTAGTTTAGACCAGATGAACAATTTGCTTGGCAACAACAGTCTCAGCTACAAAGTTAGTCTGACAcaaatttggttttcaaaacTCAAGCAGAGTTCTATTTACTTTTTGGAAGATTTCTACCTAGCTGGTATGCATGCGCCCATCTCTTCCAACAAATTCCTGTATCCTGCTGCTGAAATCTATATGATTACAAATAGATAGAAAttcttgtgttgtgttgtgttgtgtgaCATTCCCATTAAACCTCAGAGGAGTTCACTTGATATGAACTCAAGTGAAATAATGCTGCTCTGCAATCTTAATAAAAACATTGCAATTCTGTATGATAGGATTATATACACTTTCTTcataatatatacaaaataatagTTCAAACAAAAGAGGATTAGTAGACATGCGCAAAATCTTTGCCTCCGTGCATATAATATAAGAGGCTGCACCATTTACATAGTGGCGGATGGTGATTTAGCCACTATGTCATTGCATTTGTATATAATTagcaaactttcctttttctcggCCAAATCTTAAGCAAGCCTACATAAAAAGTTCTAATTGCCTCGCTCACATCAAAATATACACAAGAAGAAAAGTATGTCTGGGATTGTAATTTGATTTATGATTGCtggtaaattaaaaaaaaaaaattgtagctAAAACATGCTTTACTCCTAAATTATTGTGCATGATAGATTCCCACCTTCATGGCTTACCCACAGTAAATTGAATTTCTGAGGTTGCAGTTTCGCTCACCATAGTATTCTATCTGTTCCATACGGTAAGTTTCCTTCTCACGAGCTGTTGCTGAATTTCCCTGGCTCGTTGTAATTTAGCTCCAGCTGCTCAACTTTATTGAAATGGAAACCTCTAATCCTTATTTCCTCAGGAATTGATGTGTCTTTGTGATCAACTTGCTCCAAAACCCAACCCTGGTTATGCACAGGTCCTACAACTTTAACCTCTGCATCTTCAACTGCATTTAAAATGAGCGCTCCATCCAAAGAGACATCCTCCACAAACACGGTACGACCGTTGATGACCATAGTAGAGGTTTGTGAGATGGAACAGTTCCCACTCACTTTGTGTCGTACCTCAGCAAAAGTCATTGCCCATTTGGGCTTCCATGTGatgcgtggccacacttccacttGTTGTCCATTGAAAGTTGCAGTTACTGGATCTGCCACTTTGACACCAGCCTTTTTAAGAATAAGGCTATTGGCTCGATAGATAAACATCTCACCAGAAGTTGCACTATGGTATGGGTTACCTTTTGGCACCTTTGCAGCATCTTCAGGGTTGTTTTTGACAGGTGCATAAGCCAACCATGCATCCATCACGGTGAATCCGACTCTTGCTGAAGGAGACAGTGATTTTGGATAATCTTGCATCATACACTCCAATCGAGTTGAGGACTTAAATGAAGTCTTACTAGAATCCTTGTACTTAGGATTTACAAACTCCGGTATGGCACCTTGTGTTCTGGTGAGCTCTTCAATATAAGGACCAAGGTTCAAAATCAACTGGTTAATATTTCCAGGAAAAGGAGAATAGCCTGTCTCGGAGTTGACGTCTCCCTCAGGATGACCGGTTGCTCGAAGTAGAGGATCAAGCTGATTGTATTCAACATTGATCACCATCGTTCTCCCATCAGCATGAGTGAGTTTGGTAATCCCCCCAATAGCTTTTTTTGCTTTGCGGGGCACAGCAAGAGAATTAACATGGTACTCCTTTGTGCAACTAACCCCAAGTGCTGACGGTATTGCCTTAAAAAGCAGGCCGTTAGTATCTTGAAAAAATAGAACCCATTTCAAACCTGCATCCTTCAATGTTTTCAGAAGGCCACTGGAATATAGAAGTGAATGAACATCCCCGTGCCCATGAGGTTTTGTCTGAATTCGGTATTTGTTGACAGGATCCACTGCAAGCCTGGCATCATTATCATCTAAGCATGCCACCTTTTCCTGCTTAAGCAGCTTCACCTGATTCGGCTTCATTCCAAAATAAGCATTTGACTCTAAAAGATCCAATGTAGGCGCATTTGTGTCATCTGATGTCATAATAATCAAAGGAATCTGTGCTTCACACTGACCTTGTGCCAATCTACAGCTTGCCTCTTGCAGAGCTAGAATAGACTCAATGTAGTGTTGTAGGAAGCATGTCCCAGTTGTGGTCTCTGACGGAAGAGCCAGCTTAATTCCATTGTAGCCAAGACGTTCCCCAAGCCCACCTGCAACAAGAACAAATGCATCATTGCGTACTTCCTTGACGCCAGCTTCCTCAAAGTTTACAAAGTTTTCATCGCCAAAGGTAAGAATCTCTCCCGATGGAATAGAAGGAGTAAAGCCATGAAACGGATTCTTCCCTTCTTTTGAATCTGCGAGCAGCCTTCTAGCATTTTGGATGTAAGAAGCCAATCCACCAGGGTAGCTAGTGTCAAGCTTATTCACCTGATCAAAGAAACCTCTCTTG
This is a stretch of genomic DNA from Papaver somniferum cultivar HN1 chromosome 1, ASM357369v1, whole genome shotgun sequence. It encodes these proteins:
- the LOC113358220 gene encoding UDP-sugar pyrophosphorylase-like, which gives rise to MLVEMGQSHLFHHWSQPGSDDDQDKRGFFDQVNKLDTSYPGGLASYIQNARRLLADSKEGKNPFHGFTPSIPSGEILTFGDENFVNFEEAGVKEVRNDAFVLVAGGLGERLGYNGIKLALPSETTTGTCFLQHYIESILALQEASCRLAQGQCEAQIPLIIMTSDDTNAPTLDLLESNAYFGMKPNQVKLLKQEKVACLDDNDARLAVDPVNKYRIQTKPHGHGDVHSLLYSSGLLKTLKDAGLKWVLFFQDTNGLLFKAIPSALGVSCTKEYHVNSLAVPRKAKKAIGGITKLTHADGRTMVINVEYNQLDPLLRATGHPEGDVNSETGYSPFPGNINQLILNLGPYIEELTRTQGAIPEFVNPKYKDSSKTSFKSSTRLECMMQDYPKSLSPSARVGFTVMDAWLAYAPVKNNPEDAAKVPKDPVTATFNGQQVEVWPRITWKPKWAMTFAEVRHKVSGNCSISQTSTMVINGRTVFVEDVSLDGALILNAVEDAEVKVVGPVHNQGWVLEQVDHKDTSIPEEIRIRGFHFNKVEQLELNYNEPGKFSNSS